The stretch of DNA GCAACCCGAACGACGACGAGCTGCGGGTGACCACGCGCATCGCAGGCAACTGGCGCGAGGCGTTGGTGGACGCGGACGGCGGCTGGTCTCCGAAGATGGCGTACCTCTCCACGGGGCAGCGGGTCATCGCCTACCGGGCGCCAGGAAGCGGCGCCCTCAAGCTCGCGGTGGAGCGATGAGCCAGGCGGGCCCGGGGCTGAGAAGAGGGCTCGTGGGCCTGCTGGCGGCAGGGGGGCTGCTGGGCTGCGGCGGCCCCAACTCGCTGTCGGGCAGCGTGGAGGAACTCTTTTCGCTGGAGGTCTCGCGCGTGGAAGTGCTGCGCAACGCCGAGGCACTCCAGGTCAGCTACTACCGGAACGCAGGGCAGGATGTGGACCTGGTGGTGCGCCTCACGCTGGCCACCGAGGGGCTGGACCTGCGGCCCGGCAAGAAGGTGAACCTGGCGGGCACCACGCCCTCTGGAATGGCCCGGACGACGGTGGTCCACCTGTCGGCAGGAGAGCCCGCCCGGCTCTTCGGGCCGGTGGACAAGGGAGACCTCTCCCTGGACGAGGGCGGCGGCATCGGTGAGTCCACGAGCGGCGACTTCTCCCTCTCCTTCCAGCGGGGAGACAGCTACGGCGCGGGCCGCAGCCTGGAGGGCCGTTTCTCCGCCGTGGCGCTGGATGCGGGCTTTGGTCCGGAGCCTCTTCCCCCGGAAGGCATCGTTCCCTCGCCGTGAGTCCAGGCGGGGCCGGGTAACCCAAGGGGGAGGGCTGACAGGCGGTGACTCAGGGAGTAGGGTAGGAGCCGGTGAAGGCAACCGGCCGCCCCTGCGAGGCTCCCATGGACACGGCATTTCCCGAGAAGCTCCCCCCTGGCACCATCATCGGTTCCTGGCAGGTCGTCAGCGGCGCGGGCCGGGGAGCGTACGGCGCCGTCTACCGCGCCGTGCTGGAGGGGCAGGAGGCGGCGGGGTGGGTGGCCCTCAAGGTGGCCCTGCGCTCCCGGGAGGAGCGCTTCGAGCGCGAAGCGGAGGTGCTGTCCCGGATTCTCCACCCGGGAGTTCCCCGCTTGCTCGCCCGGGGGGAATGGACGGGAGGCCGCTGGCGGGTACCTCATCCCTATCTCGTCATGGAGTGGGTGGAGGGGCTTCCCCTGTACCAATGGGCCTGGGAGTGCTCGCCCAGCTCGCGCCAGGTTCTCTGGCTGCTCGCGCAGTTGTGCCGTGCCCTTCAGGCAATCCACGCGGCCCAATGCCTGCACCGGGATGTGAAGGGCGCCAATGTCCTCGTGGGGGCCAATGGAAAGGCGTCCCTGGTGGATTTCGGCTCCGGAACGTACCCGGAGGCACCACCGCTCACGGAGGCTCCGCTCGCTCCGGGAACACGGCCCTACCGGAGTCCCCAGGCCCTGCGCCACGCAGCGGCCCACGCGTGGGATGGCGCGCGTTACCAAGCCGGGCCCGAGGACGATGTGTATGCCTTGGGGGTCACCGCCTACCGGATGGTGACTGGAGTCTATCCGTCACAGGAAGAAGACCCGGCGGTGGGGCAGGGCACACGCCAGGAGGCACAGCCTGTCCGGCAACCACCCCATTTGCGCGTTCGCTGGATCATCCCGGAACTCTCGGCGCTCATCGAGCGGATGCTGGCGGAGAGCCCCTCGGAGCGGGGCAGCGCACGCGAGCTGGCAGACGCGCTGGAGGCTGCGGCGGCCCGGGCGGGCCCTGAGGCGGACTGCTCTCTGGAGACCTCGGCAGGTTTTCGGCCCGTGGTGGCAGTGGTTCCGGAGCCCCTCGGCTGGCGGACTCCGCTCCGGGCTGGGCTGATCGGGGCTGTACTGGCATGCCTTGTGATTGGCCTGTCCACACAGCGCGTGTCCGAGCACTCCTGGCCGACGCCCCCAGAAGCGGAGCAACCGGATGCGGGAACGGTGGGCCTGGCCGATGCCTCCGTGCCCCCAGAAGCGTTGGCCGCAGCAGCGCGCGCCGAGGATGCCCCTCTGCCCGAGGAACTCGTGGCCTTGGAGATGCCCAAGCAGCCGTTCGCTGGACAGAAGCGGCCGCCGTGCAAACCTCACCGAGAGACAGAAATCCGGGGTGGATGCTGGGCGGCCCTCCTGAATGCTCAGTCTCCGTGTGAGGACGATGGATACGAGTGGGCCGGGAAATGTTTTCTGCCGGTAAAGGCCCGTCCTCGTCCCGACACGTCGAACTACCCATAGGTCTCTTCCTGTTGGACGTGGATCTACGGGATGATGCCGAAATTGGACCTTTGATGATTTGTCGGCTCGGTTGGCGGATGTCGAATGAGGAGAGCAGCCGTGTCCGGAGCCGCCTCAAGGCTTTGGTTCACCAGTATTACGCCAAGGGTTTCCCGGCCGAAGAGGACGACTACAGCCAACCTCTCCTGGTCTATCAGCGTACACCGGAGCACCAGCGGTGGCGCGCGTGCTGGGAAAAAGCCTTGGCCTGGAACGAGTGGCGAACCTTGCTCAAGGAACTGCCACGCGCATTTCCGGGGGATGGCGTAGGCGCCGGTACACAGCCGTTTGCTTCCGCCTGCCTCCGTTGCTTTGTTTATCGCAAGGAAGTTCAGCCTAGGGGAGAGATCTTCATTACTCGTATTGCCGCTGCCGTGAGCGTTCTTGCTCCGCTCTATGTCGTTTACGGTACGGCTCAGAAATATGGAGAAGAGGGGGGGAGCGAAGAACAGCGCCGGTATCGCCCCTCCCGCCCTGCGCTTTCCTTCGAATTCCCAGGCGCTCTGAAAGCTGAAGCTGATGCGCTCTCCCGTCTTGTCGAGCAAAGCCTGGGGTGCCGTCCATTTCCCCTGGCTTTGGCGCAAGTGCCTTTGCCTGGGATTCGAGTCGGATTCTTCAATGGGGAGCAGGCGCCGACGCTGCTCGATGCGCTCTTCTCTGACGATTTGGAGAACCTTCCGTAACGATGGAGGTTTCTGTTGGATGCAACCGTACGGAAGCCTACGGGGTGGCCACCACCTCGAACACCTCGGCCTCCGGAAGCGTCAGCACCTCGCCGCCGGCGTCCGCCAGGTGCTCGCGCGGGACATTGAGATAGCGCTCGAAGAAGCGCGCGGCGGGCTTCAGCGTGACGGACTGGCCCGTCGCCCGGTTGCGGAAGGCCGTGGCGGTGCCATCGGGACGGGCCACCTCCGCGAGGGACAGGTTGAGCTTGCCGAGGCTGGCGCCCGTCGCGGCCGCTGCCCCATCCGCGATGCAGGCGAACTGCACCTGTGGGGGGCTGTGGTGCAGGACCTCCAGATCGAAGCTGCCCGCCGGGAGCCCCAGGTGCTGAAGCGCGTACTGGCCCATGCGGTAGCCCGCGACGGCCCAGGGGCCCGCGCCCCCATGAACGGCGGCCACCCGGCTCAGCGCCTCCGGGCGGAGGGCGGGAGCGTGCGGGGAGCCTGCGCACCCCAGCGCAGAGAGGAGGACCAGGGCAGGAAGCAAGCGGGGCGAGGCAGACATGGACGGCTCCAGGACAGGAAGCGGGTGGCTTTCTGTACCTGGAAGTCCGGAGGTTGGCACGCGCCAGGCGCTTGTTTCAGGCGGCAACGGCCTCGGTGATGCTGAGGGCCGTCGGCGTGGAGATGATGCGCGACAGCCGGAGACCCGCCAGGGCGAAGAGCTTCCGGAAGTCCTCCTCGGTGCGCTCTCGGCCCGGGAGCGAGGCCATCATCATGACATCCAGCACCTTGCCCCCATGGGGCCCGTTACCCGGGGGAATGACGGTGTCGATGACCAGGACGCGCCCTCCGGGCTTCATGGCGCTCCGGCAGTTGCGCAGGATGTTGACGCACACCTCGTCGCCCCAGTCGTGGAGGATGCGCTTCAGGACATACACATCCGCGCCCGCGGGAACCGTCTGGAAGAAATCCCCCACGGCCTGCTCGCAGCGGTCCGAAAGTCCGGCGCTGGCGATCCGGGAGCCGCTCAGGACGTGGGCATGGTCGAAGAGCACTCCGCGGAGCGAGGGCGTGGCGCGGAGTGCCTCGATGAGGAACCCTCCGTGTCCACCGCCGACATCCACCACCCGCTGGAAGGGGCTGAAGTCATAGCTGTGCGCGATGGGGCCGTTCTCCAGATCCGAGAGGCTGGACATGCCCTGGTGGAAGGTGGCCGCCTCCGCCGCATCGCCCGCGAGGTAATCGAAGAAGGGCTTGCCGAAGATGCGATCGAACGGCGTCTGTCCTGTCCGCACTGTCTCCGCCAGCTCTCCCGCCGGAAGCCAGAAGACTTTCTGGGTGAGCATCAGCACCGCATCCCGCAGCGAGCCGGGGACCTGCGAGCGCAGCAGGTCGGCGGCGGGGGTCAGGCCAAAACGGCCTTCGGCGTCTTCGACGAACACGTTCACGCTCGCCAGCAGGCGGAGCAGCCGGAAGAGCGAGCGCGCATCGGCCCCCAGCTCTTTCGCGAGCACCTGGGGATGCTTGGGCCCCTCGGCCAGGCGGTCCGCGACGCCGAGCTGGGTGACCGCCGCGAGGGCGCCGGAGAGGATGAATCCAAAGCCGAGATCGACGAGGAGCTGGGCCGGGGGGGGAGGGGACGGGTTCATGGGCACGCTCTCCATGGGGTGACGGGGGGCGCACCGACAGTACTCATTTGTGGGTGCAACCGGAGGGGTATGCTCGCGCGCCATGAATTTCGTCTTCGTCTCCCCCCAGTTCCCGCCGCATTTCTATCTCTTCGTTCAGGCGCTACGGGAGCAAGGGTTCAAGGTGCTCGGCATTGGGGATGCCCCCTACGACAGCCTGCGTCCGGAGCTGCGTGACGCGCTGCAGGAGTATTTCTACACGCCCAACCTCACCGACACGGACGCGATGCTGCGCGCGGTGGGCTACTTCACCTGGAAGCACGGCCTCGTGCACCGCATCGAGTCGCTCAACGAGAGCTGGCTGGCGGTAGAGGCCACCCTGCGCGAGCACTTCAACGTTCCTGGCTTGCGTCCCCCGGACATTGCCCGCTTGCGCACCAAGTTTGGCATGGCCCAGGTCTTCCGCTCGGCGAACATCCCGCATCCGCTGTGCGAGCGCGCGGTGGATGGCCCGCAGGTGAAAGCCTTTGCCCAACGCGCGGGCTACCCCGTCGTCATCAAGCCGGACGTGGGCGTGGGCGCGGTGCGTACCTTCAAGTTGTCGTCGGACGCGGAGGTGGACGCCACGATCATCCAGCCGCTCGCGGACGCCGTGGTGCAGAACTTCGTGAGGGGGCAGATCTTCACCTACGACGGCTTCGTGGATCCCCAGGGCCGCGTGGTCTTCGCCATCAGCCACCAGTACCTCGACGGCATCATGGAGGTGGTCAACGAGGTGCGGGACTCGGCGTTCTGGACGCTGCGCGAGATGCCGCAGGAACTGGAGGCCATCGGGCGCAAGACGCTGGCGGCGCTGGGGCTGCGCGAGCGCTGGTTCCACCTGGAGTTCTTCCGGGGCGAGGATGGCCGCTTCCTGGTGCTGGAGGCGAACCTGCGGCCGCCCGGGGCCACGATGACGGACACCATGAACTACGCCTGCGACGTGGACGTGTACCGGCTCTGGGCGAGGATGCTCACCGGAGAGACGATGGACGGGGTGCGCATCGAGGCGCACTACCACGCGGGCCACATCACCCGCCGCCATGCCAACCGCCACTACCGCCTCTCACGCGAGGAGTTCATCTCCCGGCTCGGGGAGAACCTCATCCTCTTCGGGGAGACGCCGCCCGCCTACCGGGTCAACCTGGGGGATGAGATGTACCTGGTGCGCTACAAGAGCCTGGATCAACTGCGCGAGGCCATCTCCTGGGCGCATGCTCAGGTGGACTGACCCCAGCCGGTTGGGGCCGGGCGAATGAGGCCTCATAGTCCGGCGCCAGCGTGCCGAAGAGCCGGTCCCACACCACGGTGTAGAAGCCGTAGTGGTGCGCCAGGTCCAGGTGGTGCCGGGCGTGGAACGTGGTGGTGGCCACGGCCCGGGCGCCGGGCCAGCGCACCCAGCCGTCCGGGAAGGGCTCCACCCCGAGGTGGCCCAGCACGCCCCAGACAGTGTTGAAGACCAGGTAGAGCATCATGGCGAGCCAGGAGGCCTCGTATGCCACGCACAGGGCCAGCCACAGGGTGCCGAAGCCCAGCACTTCCAGGGGATTCATCACGAAGAGCGTGAGCGGCCGGGCCCGCGTGTAGCGGTGATGGGCCGCGTGCAGCCAGCCGTAGAGCCACCGCGAGTGGGCCGCGCGGTGCATCCAGTACATGGCCAGGTCCATCACCCCCACGAGCACCACCAGGTCCACGAGCACGCGCGGGCCCGTGTCGAGCCGGAAGCGGATCCACCCCTGCCGCCACAGCAGGAGGCCCGCGAAGGTGACGGCGCTGTTGAGCAGGACGCACACTCCCGCGAGCACGAGTTCCTGTGGCTGGAGGGCCAGCGCCTCGGGGGCCACGCGGCGGTGGGCGAAGCGCCGCACCAGCCCCTCGCCCAGCATGACGGCCAGGGCGAAGACGCCCACGTTCTGGAGGAGAAAGAGCCCCGCGGCGTACCCCAGCGGCACGGTGTGGAGTGCGTCGATGGCCCACTGCATGGCGAGGCTCCTTCTGCGTCAGGCTTGCCGATCAGCGCGTGTAGCGCACCGCGCCGGGCTGGTCTCCAGGCATGAAGAATACCTGGCCCGTGTAGAGCAGGACCGCAGGCCTCAAATAGGAGGAAGGGGGGGAGGGCTCCAACTGCCAGGCATTTTGGGAGGGCGAGTACAGCGCCGCCTGCCCACTGTTGTTCGTGACCAGCACTTCGTGGGTGGTGAGCAGCGTCGCGCTGGACGGCTGCGCGAAGGGAAGGGCGGGACCCGCGTACCAGCGCTGATTGTACGGGTCATAGATGTCCACGGCGGTCTGGGTGGAGTTGTCCTGACCGCTCAAGACCATCACGTGACCCGAACCGAGCCGGATCGCCTGGTGACGTTCCCGGGGGTGTGACAGCGTGCCCGCCGCCGTCCAGGTGCCGGTGGCGGGATCGTACAGTTCGGCGGAGGCGAGCGGCTGCCGGTCCGACGTGAGCCCCCCGGTGACCAGGACCTTGCCCGAGTAGAGCACCGTCGCGGTGTGGTTACTCCGGGCCGTCAGCATCTTCCCTGGCAGAAGGGTCCAGGTCTCCGTGACGGGGTCGAATTCCTCGGCGCTTGACAGGGCGGTGGCCTGCGGGATTTCCGAGTAATTGTATCCTCCGGTCGCGAGGGCCCGGCCCGAGGGGAGCAACGTGATGGCCGGATCCCTGCGGTAAACCTTGAACCCTTGCGTCAGGTAGGTCCACTGATCTGTTTCCGGGGCGTAGGTGCTCAGCCTTACCTCCCCACCCATCCGGCCTGGGGCCATCGAGATGGCCAGCACCTTGCCTGAGGGGAACTCGGTCAGCATGGGATTGCTGCACATTCCGGGAGGACACATGGGACTCGTGATTCGCCACGTGTCCGTGTAGGGATTGTAGCGCTGCACGAATCCCGCCCAGATGGTCATGGCCTCCCCCGTGCCGCTGAGCCGCAGGATCGCCTCGGCGGCATAGGGCATGGGGGCGGGGGACGTGGCGGACCACGTCCCGGCCTGGGCGTTGAGGGAAAGCAATCCTGCCAATGCCAGAACTGACCTGCTGAGCTGCATGACGAAAACCCCCATGAACCTGCAATGACTTGCAGGAGCGTGCCCGCGCTCAGAGGCCAAAGCAATCCCCCTCCAGGCCCAGTGACAGGCCGCGGACCTTGCCGCGGCCTGCCATCGGCGCGTGCGCTACTTGGGAACCGGGAAGCCGCGCTTGCGCATCAGCGCTTGGATGCCCGCGTCCTTGCCCCGGAAGACCCGGTAGGCCTCCGCCGGATCCACGGTGTTGCCGGCCGAGAAGACGTTCTTCCGCAGCCGCGCGGCCACGTCCGAATCATACGGCCCCTTGCCCTGCGTGAAGGCCTCGTACGCGTCGGCCGTGAGGGTGTCCGACCAGAGGTAGCTGTAGTAGCCGGCCGAGTACCCGTCGCCCGAGAAGATGTGGCCGAACTGGGGCGTGCGGTGCCGCATGACGATTTCCTCGGGCATGCCGAGCTTCTTCAGCGTGTCGCGCTCGAACGCGTCGGGATCGATCTTCTGGTCACCGGCCGTGTGCAGCTTCATGTCCACCAGCGCGCTCGACAGGTACTCCACCGTGGCGAAGCCCTGGTTGAAGGTGGAGGCCTTGTCGATCTTCGCTACCAGCTCGGGCGGGATGGGCTTGCCCGTCTGGTAGTGCAGCGCGTAGCGGTTGAGCACCTCGGGCGTGGACAGCCAGTGCTCCAGGAGCTGGGAGGGGAACTCCACGTAGTCGCGCGCCACGGACGTGCCGGACAGCGACGGGTAGGTGACGTTGGAGCTCAGCCCGTGCAGCGCGTGGCCAAACTCGTGGAACAGGGTGGAGGCGTCCTCCCAGCTGATGAGGACAGGCTCGCCGGGGTTGCCCTTCAGGAAGTTGGAGTTGTTCGAGACGATGGTGGTGATGTCGCCCTTGAACCGCTCCTGGTTGCGGTAGGCGTTCATCCACGCCCCCGAGCGCTTCCCGGCGCGGGCGTAGGGATCGAAGTACCAGAGCCCCACGTGCTTGCCGCTGGCCTTGTCCTTCACCTCCCAGACGCGCACGTCCGGGTGGTAGACGGGCACATCGCTCACGGGCGAGAAGGTGAAGCCAAACAGCTCCCCGGCCACCCAGAACATGCCCTCGCGCAGCTTCTCCAACTGGAGGTAGGGCTTCACCTCGTTCTCATCCAGGTCGTACTTCGCCTTGCGGACCTTCTCCGCGTAGAAGCGGTAGTCCCAGGGGGCGATCTTCAGCTTGGTGCCCTCTTTGTTGGCGATGGCCTGCATGTCGGCCACTTCCTCGCGGACGCGGGCGACGGCCGCGGGCCACACGGCCTCCATCAGGGCCGTGGCGCGCTCCGGCGTCTTGGCCATGGCGTTCTCGAGCCGCCAGTGCGCGTGCGTCGGGTACCCGAGCAGCTTGGCGCGCTCGGCGCGCAGCTGGAGGATCTCCGTGATGAGCGCGTTGTTGTCGCGCGCGTCCCCGTTGTCGCCGCGGTTGACGTAGTTGCGCCAGACCTTCTCGCGCAGGTCCCGGCGGGTCGAGTAGGTGAGGAACGGCTCCATGGAGGAGCGCGTGTTGGTGATGGCCCACTTGCCCTTCTGGCCCCGCGCCTCGGCGGCGGCGGCGGCGGCATCCCGGATGGAGCTGGACAGGCCCGCCAGGTCCGCCTCCGTCTCCAGGATGACGGCGTAGCCCTCCTCGTCGGCCAGCACGTTCTGGCTGAAGGAGGTGTAGAGCGTGGCGAGGCGCTGGTTGATGTCCGCCAGGCGCTTCTTGGCGGTGGCGTCGAGCTTGGCGCCCGAGCGCACGAAGTTCGTGTAGTAGTACCACGCGAGGCGCTGCTGCTCGGGGTTCAGCTTCGCCTTGTCCGGAGAGTTGTACACGGCCTCGATGCGCTGGAAGAGCTTCTCGTTCTGGTAGATTTCATCCGAGAAGGCCGCGAGCTTGGGGGCCATCTCCCGCTCGATGATCTGGAACTCGGGGCTGTTGAGCGTCGAGGCCCAGACGCCGAAGACGGTGCCGACGTCGTTGAGCGTCCGTCCGGAGTCCTCCATCGCGGCCAGGGTGTTCTCGAAGGTGGGGGCCTGCGTGTTGGCCGTGATGGCGGCGATGTCCCGGCGGTTGGCCTCCATCGCCTCTTCCAGGCCGGACCGGAACTGCGAGACGGCGAAGCGGTCAAAGGCTGGGACTCCGCCGTAGGGGCCGGTCCAGGAGGCCAGCAGGGGGTTGGTCTCCTGGGCTTTCGATTCGGATGGGCTGCTGCTCATGGCGGGGCGGCCCTCCTGGGCCGTGGTCGCGCACGCGGTGGAGAGGAGGGCGGCGACACCCGCGCTGGCGAAGAAGAACGTTCGTCTCAACGAGCTACCTCCGGTAGGAACTGCGGGAACCGGTGACCGCAGTCATCGGCAGGGTCTTTTCGCACAGGGCACGGCGCTCCGCCTCTCCTTCCCGCCAGGGCGGCGGAAGGGTGCGAAAAGACAGGCGAATGGAAGGGATGTACCGGGAGGGGGGGGCCGGGAGCGCCCGGCCGTCCCCTGGTGACGGGAGCCACCAGGGGCAGGGGGGCTCAGACGTAGAGCTGCTCGACCGCCTGGAGCTTCAGGAGCTGGCGGGCCATGTGCTGCACCTGCTCCACTTCCATGTTCCCCATGAGCTTGCGGCCCATGGTCTTCAGGTCCGTGGAGGCGTTGAGGAGGATCTGCCGCACCTGCTTGTTGGTCAGGCGGGGGTTGAGGCGGCGCATGTGGGCCACGAGCGTGCCGAGCTGGGCCACGTTCAGCCCGGCGACCATGATCTGGGTGTCCGAGCCCTCATCGGGGTTGAGCCCCACGGCCAGCAGCAGCGGGTCCACCAGCAGCGAGCGCGAGAAGCTCTCGGGGGCGGTCATCTTCAGCCCGGCCAGCTCGGCCAGCATGGGGCCCGTGTCGTGGCCGGGCACGATGGGCAGCACGTTCGCCTTGTCGTAGGCTTTGAGCACTTCCTCGTACTGGGCCCGGGTCTCCTTGCCGGGACGGCTGGCCTGGTAGTCCACGAAGGCCTGGTGGACGATGTTCATCAACTCCTGGAGCAGGGTGGCATTGTCCGCCGCCGGGGAGAACCCCAGCGTCAGGGCCATGCGCTCGCGGCGGGCAGGGACGGAGCTGGGCTCCTTCCAGAGCTCATAGGTGATGGCGCTCTCGCTGAGCACCAAGGTCAGGTTGACGACGCCCAGGCGGCCGGGGCTCTTGATGAACTTGGTCAACCGGCCCAGGACATCCTGCATGCCGGCCTGGATGCGCTGGGCCAGGGCGGCTTGGAGCTTCGCGCGGCCCTCCAGGGCCTGGCGCGCGGCATTGGAGTGCTCCCGGTCCTCCGCGGCCTTCCTCTCGCGGGGCAGCTCGGGCGCGGCCGGAGCGGGCTGCTCGCGCGCGGGGCCCTGGGGAACCGGCTTGGAGTTAGTGGACTCGCCCTGGAGCATGTCGAACCGGCCCCGGCCCTGGCCCTGGGCCTCGCGCTTGTCCAGGGAGCCCGCGCCACCCCCGGCCTGCGCCCCGACGGCGCCGCCCGACTCCATGCCATCCTGGTTCTGAAGACCCTGGGCCCCAGCGCCCTTGCTGCTGCCCGCGGACTTGCCCGCGGCGGCGCCGCCCGTGGAGCCCTTGCCCGAGCCGGGCTTCGCGGGCTCCTTGCGGACCTCCTCCTTGGCTGCGGGTGTCCGGGCCGGCGTTCCCGTCGTTCTCGCGATGATTGCCGCCTGTGCCTGTGCTGACCGGACGCTCATGTGGGGGCCTCGGAAGAGGTGCTGCGCGCGGAAGTCTACTGCAACTGGTGTTCCCACGTCTGGAGCTTCACTCCAAGTCCGTTTGAGCTCAGACTATCCGCGACGGAATCAGGCCGCCGGGGGGCGTTCGGTGACTTCGAACGTCATCCCGGCCTTTCGCAGCCGCTCGATGAGCGTGGAGCCCATGCTGGAGGCGGGGGTGAGCACACCGCCCCCGGTGGCGGGCGGGTCGAAGGCCAGGCACAGGGCGGACTGGGAGAGCATCCGGGCCGTCGCCGCGTAGCCCGGGTCGCCCTGGGAGGCCACCTTGCCCTCCAGGCGGAGCGTGCCGCCCTTCGGGGAGGTGCCCTCGCCGCGCAGCCGCACCTCGAAGAAGCCGTTCTCGCGCGCCTCGGCCGAGGGGCCCTCGCCGGGGCCCGGCAGGACGCGCTGCTCGAGCAGGCGCCGCACCGGGGTGATGCTCGCCGCCGCCATGAAGGCGCCCATTCCCGCCGTCATGCCCGCGGCGGTGAGCAGCCCCTTCACGCCGGGGGCGAAGCTGGAGGACTCCGCGTAGAAGAAGTCCCGGCCCCAGGGGTAGCCGAGCAGGGCATTGGAGCGGCGGACCACGCGCGTGTTGACGGAGGCCATCAGGAAGGGGGCCGTCCACCGGCCCAGCTCCGCGCTGTAGCGCACGCCCATCTGGTCGCGCTCCTCGCGGGTGCCCCGCCGGGGCTCCGGGTCCAGCGCGTGGGGATTGCCCATCACCCGGCGGACGGAGGGGTCCGCCGCCATCTCCTCCATCATCTGCATCATGCTCGCCAAGGTGCCCCCGCTGATGCCGCCGCGCATGCGCGTCATGTAGTAGTTCACGCGGTGGCAGTGCGTGCCGTGGCGCTCCTTCATGGCCTCCTGGAGCATCAGCACGCCCAGGTCCGAGGGGATGGAGTCGAAGCCACAGGTGTGGACGATGCGCGCGCCGCTCTTCTGGGCTTCCTCGTGGTGCGCGTCGATCATCCGGCGCATCCAGTGCACCTCGCCGGTCAAGTCACAGTAGTCCGTGCCGCTCCGGGCACAGGCCGCCACCAGCTCGTTGCCATGGCGGGCGTAGGGGCCCACGGTGGAGATGACCACGCGCGTGCGCGCCACCATCGCATCCAGCGAGGCGGCGTTCCGGGCGTCCGCGAGGACGATGGGGAGGTTGGCGCTCGAGGCATTGAGGGCGCCCAGCGACGCGCGGACCTGCTCCAGCCGGGTGCGGTCCCGGCCCGCCAGCGCCCACGTGGCGCCGTGGGTGTCCTGGGTCTTGGAGAGGTACTCGGCGACGAGGCGTCCGGTGAACCCGGTGGCGCCCCAGAGGATGATGTCGAACTCGGTTTTCTCGGATTTGGGCATGGCCAGGCCGCGATC from Stigmatella aurantiaca encodes:
- a CDS encoding saccharopine dehydrogenase family protein, encoding MPKSEKTEFDIILWGATGFTGRLVAEYLSKTQDTHGATWALAGRDRTRLEQVRASLGALNASSANLPIVLADARNAASLDAMVARTRVVISTVGPYARHGNELVAACARSGTDYCDLTGEVHWMRRMIDAHHEEAQKSGARIVHTCGFDSIPSDLGVLMLQEAMKERHGTHCHRVNYYMTRMRGGISGGTLASMMQMMEEMAADPSVRRVMGNPHALDPEPRRGTREERDQMGVRYSAELGRWTAPFLMASVNTRVVRRSNALLGYPWGRDFFYAESSSFAPGVKGLLTAAGMTAGMGAFMAAASITPVRRLLEQRVLPGPGEGPSAEARENGFFEVRLRGEGTSPKGGTLRLEGKVASQGDPGYAATARMLSQSALCLAFDPPATGGGVLTPASSMGSTLIERLRKAGMTFEVTERPPAA